Proteins co-encoded in one Haloarcula sp. DT43 genomic window:
- a CDS encoding DUF2240 family protein, whose amino-acid sequence MSLKTAVAAPFRQRGTDRMAESEFVVALSLDWNWFSPDQAKSLVDVAASEGLLKRDDDDLVVAFDATHTEIPDGFTPGEEILQSRSTFERVLDAVVEAGTEKQTAVAGINALQSEVGVTLEAAAVVYARSQGVDVGDVATDVREEL is encoded by the coding sequence ATGAGTCTGAAGACGGCCGTCGCCGCGCCGTTCCGCCAGCGCGGAACCGACCGGATGGCGGAAAGCGAGTTCGTCGTCGCGCTCTCGCTCGACTGGAACTGGTTCTCGCCCGACCAGGCCAAGTCGCTTGTCGACGTGGCCGCGAGCGAGGGGCTCCTCAAACGGGACGACGACGACCTCGTCGTCGCCTTCGACGCCACGCACACCGAGATTCCGGACGGGTTCACACCGGGCGAGGAAATCCTCCAGTCGCGGTCGACGTTCGAGCGGGTGCTCGATGCCGTCGTCGAGGCCGGGACCGAGAAACAGACCGCCGTCGCCGGCATCAACGCCCTCCAGTCCGAAGTCGGCGTCACGCTGGAGGCCGCGGCCGTCGTGTACGCGCGCAGTCAGGGAGTCGACGTCGGCGACGTCGCTACCGACGTACGGGAGGAACTCTGA
- the pyrF gene encoding orotidine-5'-phosphate decarboxylase has translation MHFFDRLADRIAAADSVVSVGLDPDPDRLPDSVADADLPRWQFNRRIIDATHEHAACYKPNAAFYEDPDGWRSLRETIAYAHGKDVPVLLDAKRGDIGNTARQYARLLDDEAGPAADAVTVNPFLGRDSLEPFLQRAEKGVFVLGRTSNPGGEDLQDLELASGEKLYERVVHLADLWNQNGNVGLVVGATNPDELEAIRELVPDIPFLVPGVGAQGGDAEAAVEHGLADGVGLVNSSRGIIFAGEDADARGDGDAFFKAAGQSAKQLKQRLNQFR, from the coding sequence ATGCACTTCTTCGACCGTCTCGCGGACCGCATCGCGGCCGCAGACAGCGTGGTGTCGGTCGGCCTCGACCCGGACCCCGACCGCCTCCCCGACAGCGTGGCGGACGCCGACCTGCCGCGCTGGCAGTTCAACCGCCGCATCATCGACGCGACCCACGAACACGCCGCCTGCTACAAGCCCAACGCCGCCTTCTACGAGGACCCCGACGGCTGGCGCTCGCTGCGGGAGACCATCGCCTACGCCCACGGGAAGGACGTCCCCGTACTGCTCGACGCCAAGCGGGGCGACATCGGCAACACCGCGCGCCAGTACGCCCGGCTACTCGACGACGAGGCAGGCCCCGCCGCCGACGCCGTCACCGTCAACCCCTTCCTGGGCCGCGACTCGCTGGAGCCGTTCCTCCAGCGCGCCGAGAAGGGCGTGTTCGTCCTCGGGCGCACCTCGAACCCAGGCGGCGAAGACCTCCAGGACCTCGAACTGGCCTCCGGCGAGAAACTGTACGAGCGCGTCGTCCACCTCGCGGACCTCTGGAATCAGAACGGGAACGTCGGCCTGGTCGTCGGCGCGACCAACCCCGACGAACTCGAAGCCATCCGCGAACTGGTTCCCGACATCCCCTTCCTCGTCCCCGGCGTCGGCGCGCAGGGCGGCGACGCCGAGGCCGCCGTCGAGCACGGTCTCGCCGACGGCGTCGGCCTCGTCAACTCCTCGCGGGGCATCATCTTCGCCGGCGAGGACGCCGACGCCCGGGGCGACGGCGACGCGTTCTTCAAGGCCGCCGGCCAGTCCGCGAAACAGCTCAAACAGCGACTGAACCAGTTCCGGTAG
- the trpG gene encoding anthranilate synthase component II codes for MSASQPAGEDAVRDDLRVLFVDNFDSFTYNLVEYVSEHAETEVVRNTASLDDVRAFEPDAIVLSPGPGHPKNERDVGVTLDVLREVSPDVPTLGVCLGLESAVYAYGGTIGRAPEPIHGKAFPIDHDGEGVFAGLEQGFQGGRYHSLVAEDVPEEFLVSATTETEDGTELVMGVRHREHPIEAVQFHPESVLTAVGHDVIRNFLAGL; via the coding sequence ATGAGCGCGTCACAGCCGGCCGGCGAGGACGCGGTCAGGGACGATCTGCGGGTCCTGTTCGTCGACAACTTCGACTCCTTTACGTACAATCTCGTGGAGTACGTCTCCGAGCACGCCGAGACCGAAGTCGTCCGCAACACGGCGTCGCTCGACGACGTGCGGGCGTTCGAGCCCGACGCAATCGTCCTCTCGCCGGGACCGGGCCACCCGAAGAACGAGCGCGACGTCGGCGTCACGCTCGACGTGCTCCGGGAGGTCAGCCCCGACGTGCCGACGCTGGGCGTCTGTCTGGGCCTCGAATCGGCGGTGTACGCCTACGGCGGCACCATCGGCCGCGCACCGGAGCCCATCCACGGCAAGGCCTTCCCTATCGACCACGACGGGGAGGGCGTCTTCGCGGGGCTGGAACAGGGGTTCCAGGGCGGGCGCTACCACTCGCTGGTCGCCGAGGACGTTCCCGAGGAGTTCCTCGTCAGCGCGACGACGGAAACGGAGGACGGCACGGAACTGGTCATGGGCGTGCGCCACCGCGAGCACCCCATCGAGGCCGTCCAGTTCCACCCGGAGTCGGTCCTGACCGCGGTTGGCCACGACGTCATCCGGAACTTCCTCGCGGGGCTCTAG
- a CDS encoding 30S ribosomal protein S8e yields the protein MKDQGRSPRKRTGGRRRPNHKKKKHELGKETTETQVGEQRLKTVDSRGNTQKVRAVKTDVASIADGAETVEATIENVVENPSNPNYARRNIITKGAIIDTSEGQARVTSRPGQHGQVNAVLVE from the coding sequence ATGAAAGACCAGGGACGCTCCCCTCGCAAGCGGACAGGCGGACGCCGACGACCGAACCACAAGAAGAAGAAACACGAACTCGGCAAGGAGACGACCGAGACCCAGGTCGGCGAACAGCGCCTCAAGACCGTCGACTCCCGCGGCAACACCCAGAAGGTCCGTGCGGTCAAGACCGACGTGGCCAGCATCGCCGACGGCGCGGAGACCGTCGAGGCGACCATCGAGAACGTCGTCGAGAACCCCTCGAACCCGAACTACGCCCGGCGGAACATCATCACGAAGGGCGCAATCATCGACACGTCCGAGGGACAGGCCCGCGTGACCTCCCGCCCCGGACAGCACGGCCAGGTCAACGCCGTGCTGGTCGAGTAA